A segment of the Candidatus Neomarinimicrobiota bacterium genome:
GAGTATGCGAAATCTGCGGTAAGAAACCTAAAGCGGGAAACCGGGTGAGCCACGCCCACAACAAAACACGAAGGCGCTGGACCCCGAATCTTCACCGGACAAGGGCCGTCGTGAACGGATCGACAAAGCGGATTCGCGTCTGTACGACCTGCCTCCGGTCAGGCAGGGTCACGAAGGCAGCATAGAGTTATCTTCGCCCTCTGGTGTACTCCAGCGCAGCTTACGGCTGGATCTGGTAATCAAGAATGTCTTTGTCGAAGAAATGCGGGGATTTCCAGGTTGTCGGATTCCCCGATGATAGGAGGCTTTTGAGAAGA
Coding sequences within it:
- the rpmB gene encoding 50S ribosomal protein L28, which encodes MARVCEICGKKPKAGNRVSHAHNKTRRRWTPNLHRTRAVVNGSTKRIRVCTTCLRSGRVTKAA